Proteins encoded by one window of Candidatus Neomarinimicrobiota bacterium:
- the tsaB gene encoding tRNA (adenosine(37)-N6)-threonylcarbamoyltransferase complex dimerization subunit type 1 TsaB: protein MKILGIDTSTENCSIALVENCKVLIHKSVIGKSVHAEMITELLYEVKKSGINFDELDGIAVTNGPGSYTGLRIGLSFAKGMAIVINKPILPVPTFSSLYHRVKDEVDEYTILFIRSYSNYVFYVKAGDENNLFDKKPDVDSVESLVEKFQEVKRFIGNYPFNLDNKEVLVRYPDSVDTAILGCLYFDKLKALYSFELEPYYFSEFKAVKWK from the coding sequence GTGAAAATACTGGGAATTGACACAAGTACAGAGAATTGTAGTATTGCTTTGGTTGAAAATTGTAAGGTGCTTATTCATAAAAGTGTTATTGGTAAATCTGTACATGCGGAGATGATAACAGAGCTTTTATACGAAGTTAAGAAATCAGGGATTAACTTTGATGAACTTGATGGAATAGCTGTAACAAACGGTCCAGGTTCTTATACAGGTCTCAGGATAGGCTTGAGCTTTGCAAAAGGGATGGCAATAGTAATAAACAAACCTATACTGCCTGTGCCGACATTTTCATCTTTGTACCACAGGGTTAAGGATGAGGTTGATGAGTACACAATTTTGTTTATAAGGTCTTATAGTAACTATGTTTTTTACGTTAAAGCAGGGGATGAGAATAATTTATTTGATAAGAAACCCGATGTTGATTCTGTAGAATCATTAGTTGAGAAATTCCAGGAAGTAAAAAGATTTATTGGGAATTATCCCTTCAATCTTGATAACAAAGAGGTACTTGTAAGGTACCCTGATAGTGTAGATACAGCTATACTTGGATGTTTATATTTTGATAAATTAAAAGCCCTTTATAGTTTCGAGCTTGAACCATATTATTTCTCGGAATTTAAGGCTGTTAAATGGAAGTAA
- a CDS encoding acetyl-CoA carboxylase carboxyltransferase subunit beta, which translates to MAWFKRKKKGLLSTGKKDIPDGLWTKCSSCNEILYTRELEKNYWVCKKCGYHFRISSDVYLRLLLDEGWEEFNTHIKSNDPLKFKALKKYSDQLKDAIAKTGMNEAVRTVMGSIGGINVIMAVMDFRFIGGSMGSVVGEKVARAIDKAIELNRPLIIISQSGGARMMEGILSLMQMAKTSAKLTRLHKKGIPYISILTDPTTGGTTASYAMLGDIHIAEPGALIGFAGPRVIKQTIGQDLPEGFQRAEFLLEKGFVDIVCERAELKSLLVRILSFFQ; encoded by the coding sequence ATGGCCTGGTTTAAGAGAAAGAAAAAAGGGTTGTTGAGCACGGGGAAGAAGGATATTCCCGATGGATTATGGACAAAATGTTCTTCCTGTAATGAAATACTTTATACCAGAGAATTGGAGAAAAATTATTGGGTTTGTAAGAAATGTGGCTACCATTTCAGAATTTCATCGGATGTTTATTTAAGACTGTTACTTGATGAAGGTTGGGAAGAATTTAATACTCATATAAAATCTAATGATCCATTGAAATTTAAAGCGCTGAAGAAGTATTCGGACCAGCTGAAAGATGCTATTGCAAAGACGGGAATGAATGAAGCAGTAAGAACCGTTATGGGAAGTATCGGTGGAATAAATGTCATTATGGCGGTAATGGATTTTAGATTTATAGGTGGAAGTATGGGATCTGTTGTAGGGGAGAAGGTAGCAAGGGCTATTGATAAAGCGATTGAATTAAATCGACCACTAATCATTATATCTCAATCGGGTGGTGCGAGAATGATGGAGGGTATCCTTTCTCTGATGCAAATGGCTAAGACCAGTGCAAAACTGACGAGGTTGCATAAGAAGGGTATCCCATATATATCGATACTTACAGATCCGACAACAGGTGGGACAACAGCAAGCTATGCTATGCTCGGTGATATACATATAGCAGAGCCTGGTGCTCTTATTGGTTTTGCAGGACCGCGTGTAATAAAGCAAACAATAGGGCAGGATTTGCCTGAAGGGTTTCAAAGAGCTGAGTTCTTGCTCGAAAAAGGTTTTGTTGATATTGTATGTGAGAGGGCGGAGTTAAAAAGCCTGCTAGTAAGGATATTGAGCTTCTTTCAATGA
- a CDS encoding FecR domain-containing protein, with protein sequence MRVKILPLIMIILLYTFSYSSEKVALTIKSKGNAKLKRAEDKEFKYDLKIGTSIFNKDVVKTGDNGYAVIVFLDDKSQLKIRENTQMVIAGDRKQGEISKQINMQYGILKAEISKQRKGDFVIATPTSVASVKGTIFWVISDPVNGDIFYGVEGTVEVTNNNSGITVVVGANQSGTSTPDGEINVENVSPDEMPEDPTEAEEEEQINTLRIQLQNSDGDTKEIIIEYK encoded by the coding sequence ATGAGAGTAAAAATTTTACCTTTAATTATGATAATTTTATTATACACTTTTTCTTATTCAAGTGAAAAAGTTGCCTTGACGATAAAATCCAAGGGAAATGCAAAGTTAAAACGGGCAGAAGATAAAGAATTTAAATATGATCTTAAAATTGGCACCTCTATTTTCAATAAAGATGTTGTGAAAACTGGTGATAATGGTTATGCAGTAATAGTATTTCTTGATGATAAGAGTCAGCTAAAGATAAGGGAAAATACACAAATGGTTATTGCAGGAGATAGAAAGCAAGGAGAGATTTCAAAGCAGATCAATATGCAATATGGGATTTTGAAGGCAGAAATTAGTAAGCAGAGAAAGGGTGATTTTGTAATTGCTACACCAACATCGGTAGCATCCGTTAAGGGAACTATTTTCTGGGTTATATCTGATCCTGTGAATGGGGACATTTTTTATGGTGTAGAGGGGACAGTAGAAGTAACTAATAATAATAGCGGTATAACAGTGGTTGTTGGAGCCAATCAATCGGGTACATCCACTCCCGATGGAGAAATTAATGTGGAAAATGTGTCGCCAGATGAAATGCCAGAAGATCCGACAGAAGCCGAAGAGGAGGAACAAATAAACACCTTGCGTATACAATTACAAAATTCAGATGGAGATACGAAAGAAATAATTATTGAGTATAAGTAA
- the tsaE gene encoding tRNA (adenosine(37)-N6)-threonylcarbamoyltransferase complex ATPase subunit type 1 TsaE has protein sequence MIKYISDSAERTYQFGVKIGKLLKGNETIAFYGEIGAGKTTMIKGVCEGCGVKDFITSPTYTLVNEYKGDKFKVYHIDCYRENRIDEWIELGIFEYIASPGVVLIEWGDKIEVLLPDDVIRIRFESQFAQENKRIIMIKGNVEWIEPLSKMRYISENTGN, from the coding sequence GTGATTAAGTATATTTCTGATAGCGCTGAGAGAACATACCAGTTTGGGGTGAAAATAGGTAAATTATTAAAAGGAAATGAGACAATTGCATTTTATGGAGAGATAGGTGCTGGAAAGACTACTATGATAAAGGGAGTTTGTGAAGGATGTGGTGTTAAGGATTTTATTACAAGTCCTACATACACTTTAGTTAATGAATATAAAGGAGATAAATTTAAAGTCTATCATATCGATTGTTATAGGGAAAATAGAATTGATGAATGGATAGAACTCGGGATTTTTGAGTATATTGCATCGCCAGGTGTTGTTTTAATAGAGTGGGGTGACAAGATTGAAGTATTGTTGCCTGATGATGTTATCAGAATTAGATTTGAGAGTCAGTTTGCACAGGAGAATAAAAGAATAATAATGATTAAAGGAAATGTCGAATGGATCGAACCTTTATCCAAGATGAGGTATATAAGTGAAAATACTGGGAATTGA
- the surE gene encoding 5'/3'-nucleotidase SurE, with protein MRKNNYYILVTNDDGIFAEGIDTLVTELRKFWKVVVVAPESEKSAVGHAITLSDPLRVKNFSKNGRWEGFAVSGTPADCVKIGVCALLDKKPDMIVSGINLGSNTGINVIYSGTVSAATEGTIMGIPSIAISLGTYTNPNFKPAAQFAVKIVDKILKDRLPEGTLLNINVPNVKSIDEIKGVRITRQGTSGYAESFDKRVDPRNRTYYWMEGDKIIKEDDINIDDVALINNYISITPIHYDLTNYTVINHFKKWVETL; from the coding sequence ATGAGAAAGAATAATTACTATATTCTTGTAACAAATGACGATGGCATTTTTGCTGAAGGTATAGATACTTTGGTGACAGAGCTCAGAAAATTTTGGAAAGTTGTAGTTGTAGCACCGGAAAGTGAAAAAAGTGCTGTAGGCCATGCAATAACTCTTTCAGATCCATTGAGGGTCAAGAATTTTTCCAAAAACGGTAGATGGGAGGGTTTTGCTGTATCGGGTACACCTGCTGATTGTGTAAAAATAGGGGTATGTGCTTTATTGGATAAAAAACCAGATATGATTGTATCGGGAATTAATCTTGGTTCTAACACTGGAATCAATGTAATATATTCAGGAACTGTTTCAGCTGCTACAGAGGGCACAATAATGGGAATACCATCGATAGCAATATCACTTGGAACCTATACCAATCCCAATTTTAAACCTGCGGCTCAATTTGCAGTGAAAATTGTAGATAAGATTTTAAAAGATAGATTACCTGAAGGAACATTGCTCAATATTAATGTTCCCAATGTAAAAAGTATTGACGAAATAAAGGGCGTAAGAATAACACGTCAGGGAACTTCTGGTTATGCAGAAAGTTTTGACAAGAGAGTTGATCCGCGTAATCGAACGTATTACTGGATGGAAGGGGATAAAATAATTAAAGAAGATGATATAAATATAGATGATGTTGCTCTTATTAATAATTATATTTCCATAACACCGATCCATTATGATCTTACAAATTACACTGTTATTAATCATTTTAAAAAATGGGTAGAGACGCTTTAA
- the guaA gene encoding glutamine-hydrolyzing GMP synthase, producing the protein MDDRKINKVWIIDFGSQYTQLIARRVRECNIFSEIVEPKVTANEIKANGVSALIFSGGPSSVYEVESPDIDPEVFNLRLPMLGICYGLQIIAKHFGAKVHSDIKREYGRSLLRVVRKSPLFEGIDKEFIVWMSHGDHVDTLPEDFEIIAVTEYNVPAVLSHKTEPIIGVQFHPEVIHTAYGKEIIRNFLIRIAKLKQDFTPKYIIDQIKSEVKERVGGEKVLVAVSGGVDSSVMSVILYQTLRKQCIPVFIDNGLLRADEQIEVVKRLKKDLGIPIESYNYSHNFLKALKGVTDPERKRKIIGRTFIGAFEEIVKKYKGVRFLAQGTLYPDVIESRSVKGPSQTIKSHHNVGGLPKRLKFKLIEPFKFLFKDEVRKIGEELNIPKEILYRHPFPGPGLAVRIIGEVTKYRLRLLRKADKIFIDELKSSGEYYKIWQAFAVLLPVKTVGVMGDKRTYENVIALRAVTSMDGMTADWAKIPYNIMDSIATKIVNKIKGVNRVVYDITTKPPGTIEWE; encoded by the coding sequence ATGGACGACAGGAAAATTAATAAAGTATGGATAATAGATTTTGGTTCACAATATACTCAGCTAATTGCCCGAAGAGTTCGTGAGTGTAATATATTTTCGGAAATTGTGGAACCTAAGGTTACTGCCAATGAGATAAAGGCAAATGGAGTATCAGCTCTTATTTTCTCCGGTGGTCCTTCAAGTGTGTATGAGGTGGAATCCCCAGATATAGACCCTGAAGTATTTAATTTACGCTTGCCAATGCTTGGTATTTGTTACGGATTACAGATAATTGCTAAGCACTTTGGCGCTAAGGTGCACTCCGATATTAAAAGAGAGTACGGGCGAAGTCTTTTAAGGGTAGTAAGAAAATCGCCTCTTTTCGAAGGAATTGACAAAGAGTTCATAGTATGGATGAGTCATGGTGATCATGTCGATACTCTACCGGAAGATTTTGAAATAATAGCTGTTACTGAGTATAATGTCCCGGCGGTTTTGTCTCATAAAACAGAGCCGATTATAGGTGTTCAATTTCATCCTGAAGTTATTCATACCGCATACGGTAAAGAAATTATTCGCAATTTTCTTATTAGGATAGCCAAATTGAAACAGGATTTTACTCCGAAATATATAATTGACCAAATTAAGTCCGAAGTAAAGGAACGAGTCGGTGGAGAAAAGGTTTTAGTTGCAGTTAGTGGAGGTGTTGATTCATCTGTAATGTCGGTAATATTATATCAGACTCTTCGCAAGCAGTGTATCCCAGTATTCATAGATAATGGGCTTTTGAGGGCAGATGAACAAATTGAGGTGGTAAAAAGGCTAAAAAAAGATCTTGGTATTCCTATAGAAAGTTATAATTATAGCCATAATTTTTTAAAAGCATTAAAAGGTGTAACAGACCCTGAGCGTAAGAGAAAAATAATAGGGCGAACTTTTATAGGAGCTTTTGAAGAGATAGTAAAAAAATATAAAGGGGTAAGATTTCTTGCACAAGGGACACTTTATCCGGATGTTATTGAGAGTCGTTCTGTAAAAGGTCCATCCCAGACGATTAAAAGTCATCATAATGTTGGAGGTTTGCCGAAGAGGTTAAAATTTAAATTAATTGAACCATTTAAATTTTTATTTAAAGATGAAGTGAGAAAAATAGGTGAGGAGCTTAACATACCGAAAGAGATACTTTACCGTCATCCGTTTCCTGGTCCCGGATTGGCTGTAAGGATAATTGGCGAGGTTACAAAGTATCGACTAAGACTGCTGCGGAAAGCAGATAAGATATTTATTGATGAGCTGAAATCAAGCGGTGAGTATTATAAAATATGGCAAGCTTTTGCTGTGCTATTGCCGGTAAAAACTGTGGGGGTTATGGGTGATAAGCGGACATATGAAAATGTAATAGCACTCCGGGCTGTTACGAGCATGGATGGTATGACGGCGGATTGGGCAAAGATACCCTATAATATCATGGACAGTATAGCCACGAAAATTGTGAATAAAATTAAAGGTGTTAACCGGGTTGTATATGATATCACTACAAAGCCACCGGGGACGATAGAATGGGAATAG
- the rimI gene encoding ribosomal protein S18-alanine N-acetyltransferase: MEVKVKAEIREATADDIEMVMEIEELSFENPWSEFSFMNELRNPVTRFYVVEVEDKVRGFVIFWYIDDEIHIANLAVHPEKRRMGLGRMLLEKVIKEAKENGILYIYLDVNSKNEEAKKLYFKYGFEVVGVRKKYYNNRDDALLLTKKIES, translated from the coding sequence ATGGAAGTAAAAGTCAAAGCAGAAATAAGGGAAGCTACCGCTGATGATATTGAAATGGTTATGGAAATTGAAGAGCTTTCCTTTGAAAATCCATGGTCTGAGTTTTCATTTATGAATGAACTTAGAAATCCTGTAACAAGATTTTATGTAGTTGAAGTAGAGGATAAAGTTAGGGGTTTTGTGATATTTTGGTACATTGATGATGAAATACATATAGCCAATTTAGCAGTACATCCAGAGAAAAGAAGGATGGGATTAGGTAGGATGTTGCTTGAAAAAGTGATAAAAGAAGCGAAAGAGAATGGAATTTTATATATATATCTTGATGTAAATTCAAAAAATGAGGAAGCAAAGAAATTGTACTTCAAATATGGGTTTGAAGTTGTTGGTGTGAGAAAAAAGTATTATAATAACCGTGATGATGCTTTACTTTTAACAAAAAAAATAGAGAGTTGA
- a CDS encoding response regulator, with translation MKKKKVLWVDDEVDLLKAHILFLRSKGYEVVPVTNGEDAIKLVCQDHFDLVLLDEIMPGKDGLKTLEELKEISPATPVVMVTKNEEESLMEEAIGMKITDYLTKPINPSQVLLVCKKILEQGRITLEQISKDYLEEFNKMSRINFSDLDYNDWIKICLKLARWEVEFDEYPDSGLKETLEDQKRTCNLEFSRFIEKNYKKWVNEHPQKRPTLSPDLIKKYVSPFLIRGEKVLFILIDCMRLDQWLTFSPELYEFFNIKTDYYYSIIPSATPFARNSIFSGLFPVDFTKNYPDIWLKNDSSESSMNRYESSMLGSLIKKNGITLKGSYKYIKIIGSEEGWTLEKKINTYLTSPLVAVVINFVDMLAHKRSEMDFLKEIVPDEAGYRSLIRTWFKNSWLYSILRNFSQYDFKIVITSDHGSIKVKHDVEVIGDRETSPNIRFKYGKNLNTHPKYALNIKKPEEYKLPSFGINTNYIIAKEDYYFVYPTNYHKYQTFYKNTFQHGGISLEEMIVPVAILEPRLK, from the coding sequence ATGAAAAAGAAAAAAGTATTGTGGGTAGATGATGAAGTAGATTTGTTGAAGGCACATATTTTATTTCTAAGAAGTAAGGGTTATGAAGTAGTTCCTGTTACCAATGGTGAAGATGCGATAAAACTGGTATGTCAGGATCATTTTGATCTTGTATTACTTGATGAGATAATGCCCGGGAAGGATGGATTGAAAACACTTGAGGAGCTAAAAGAAATTTCACCTGCGACACCCGTTGTAATGGTGACAAAAAATGAAGAAGAATCTTTGATGGAAGAGGCAATCGGGATGAAAATAACCGATTATTTAACAAAACCAATAAATCCATCTCAGGTTTTGCTGGTATGTAAAAAAATATTGGAACAGGGTAGAATAACCCTTGAGCAGATATCAAAGGATTACCTGGAAGAGTTCAATAAGATGTCACGAATTAATTTCTCAGACCTTGATTATAATGATTGGATAAAAATTTGCCTAAAGCTTGCGAGATGGGAAGTGGAATTTGATGAATATCCAGATAGTGGTCTTAAGGAGACATTAGAGGATCAAAAAAGAACATGTAATCTGGAGTTTTCCCGTTTTATCGAAAAAAACTATAAAAAATGGGTTAATGAACATCCCCAGAAAAGACCGACATTATCACCAGATTTGATAAAAAAATATGTTTCCCCCTTTTTAATCAGAGGGGAGAAAGTATTATTTATTCTTATTGATTGTATGAGGCTTGATCAATGGCTGACATTTTCACCAGAACTATATGAATTTTTCAATATAAAGACTGACTATTATTACTCTATTATTCCATCAGCTACTCCTTTTGCGAGAAACTCGATATTCAGTGGTTTATTCCCAGTGGATTTTACTAAAAATTATCCTGATATCTGGCTTAAGAATGATTCAAGCGAGAGTTCCATGAATCGATATGAATCTTCGATGCTTGGAAGTTTAATAAAGAAGAATGGAATTACATTAAAAGGTAGTTATAAATATATAAAAATAATTGGTTCTGAAGAGGGCTGGACATTGGAGAAAAAAATTAATACATATTTAACTTCACCTCTGGTAGCTGTGGTAATAAATTTTGTCGATATGCTTGCTCATAAAAGGTCAGAGATGGACTTTTTAAAGGAGATAGTACCGGATGAAGCTGGATATCGTTCTTTAATTAGGACGTGGTTTAAAAATTCGTGGTTATATTCGATATTGAGAAATTTTTCACAATATGATTTTAAAATTGTAATAACGAGTGATCATGGAAGCATTAAAGTCAAACATGATGTCGAAGTAATAGGAGATAGGGAAACTTCTCCTAATATAAGATTTAAATATGGTAAAAATCTAAATACCCATCCCAAATATGCGTTAAATATAAAAAAACCTGAAGAGTACAAATTACCATCTTTTGGTATAAATACGAATTATATAATAGCTAAGGAAGATTATTACTTTGTATATCCTACAAATTATCATAAGTATCAGACATTTTATAAAAATACTTTTCAACACGGTGGTATTTCTTTGGAAGAGATGATTGTGCCAGTAGCTATTTTGGAGCCGAGGTTGAAGTGA
- a CDS encoding adenylate/guanylate cyclase domain-containing protein, translating into MKKNILRQLIAGFIIAFGVSLVMFLLLRIGFFRSLELKFLDYRFKVRGPLDVSNSNIIVVAIDDQTFKACKDRYPFPREYYAHLVKNLIEVGARLIVFDIQFTEPDYKNPNGDSLLAEQIKRAGNVILCGKIVRQFSRGGVYSFADTPIPILMETGSEWGVVGEIQDPDGFTRRYLIFDLVNNSFIYSIGMKVIFKENGLSPNPDFYLDDEGFFVFFDSTKADSLRVLAHRGSRGFEQTVLINYYGPAGTFPTYSLSSILDDSEFDLKEEEDTDYMELFKKNSIYPYELRIALLSDSVKQVEAFAALAEGDTSIVEDIIQSENPFKDKIVLVGVSIEELHDNKYTPFYEYGGVRRLMPGVETHAHAIQTILDGNYIKTLPLTLDFLLILIFCLITVMLVLLIRPVFGGLFTLANIALGVYLSIFLFKNNNTWLYITPVIAGVFVSYVTDVLYQFIAEQREKKKIRSMFQTYMSPRILRYLEEHPEAFSLKGEKREATMFFSDIAGFTTISETLPAEELAIVLNKYLSPMTEILMSYDGYVDKYEGDAIMCDFGVPVEDPDHAWKACWAALDQQEKLKELREEIRKDHGVNIYVRMGINSGIVSAGNMGSNQRFQYTVMGDAVNQASRFEGANKVYGTWIMIGETTYNSAKDKIEARVLDKLVVKGKTKPITVYELLSKKGKLDGNMEEVRDYFTKGLMAYWNRDWDNAIKWFQKAIRVRGDDPPSRVFIERCKFYKKNPPPPDWKGDFVMTTK; encoded by the coding sequence ATGAAAAAAAATATACTAAGGCAACTTATAGCCGGTTTTATTATAGCTTTTGGTGTTTCTCTTGTTATGTTCCTATTACTTCGTATAGGATTTTTTAGATCTCTTGAATTGAAATTTCTCGATTATAGATTTAAGGTAAGGGGACCACTTGATGTATCAAATTCTAATATAATAGTCGTTGCAATAGATGATCAGACATTTAAAGCTTGCAAAGATAGATATCCTTTTCCTCGAGAATACTATGCACACCTTGTGAAAAATTTGATTGAAGTAGGAGCAAGACTAATTGTATTTGATATCCAGTTTACTGAGCCTGATTATAAAAATCCAAATGGGGATAGCCTGCTTGCTGAACAGATAAAAAGGGCAGGTAATGTTATCTTGTGCGGAAAGATTGTGAGGCAATTTTCGAGAGGAGGGGTTTATTCTTTTGCTGATACGCCAATTCCTATCCTTATGGAGACTGGTTCTGAGTGGGGAGTCGTAGGTGAGATACAGGATCCCGATGGATTTACAAGACGTTATTTAATTTTCGATTTAGTGAATAATAGTTTTATTTATTCCATAGGGATGAAGGTTATATTTAAAGAAAATGGTCTGTCGCCAAATCCAGATTTTTATTTGGATGATGAAGGATTTTTTGTCTTTTTTGATAGTACAAAAGCCGATAGTTTAAGGGTATTAGCACATAGGGGTTCAAGAGGGTTTGAACAGACAGTGCTAATAAATTATTACGGACCTGCTGGTACTTTTCCAACATACTCTTTATCATCTATTCTTGATGATTCTGAGTTTGATTTAAAGGAAGAAGAGGATACAGACTATATGGAATTGTTTAAGAAAAACTCAATTTATCCTTATGAGCTAAGGATAGCTCTTCTATCGGATTCTGTAAAGCAGGTGGAGGCATTTGCCGCTCTTGCTGAGGGAGATACGAGTATTGTTGAAGATATTATCCAATCGGAGAATCCATTTAAAGACAAAATAGTTTTAGTAGGTGTTTCAATAGAAGAGCTACACGATAATAAGTATACTCCATTTTACGAATATGGTGGTGTTAGAAGATTAATGCCAGGAGTTGAAACTCACGCTCATGCAATTCAAACAATATTAGATGGTAATTATATAAAGACACTGCCACTGACCTTGGACTTCCTGCTTATACTTATCTTTTGTTTGATTACTGTTATGCTGGTTTTACTTATTAGACCAGTCTTTGGGGGTCTATTTACTCTTGCGAATATAGCCTTAGGCGTTTATTTATCCATTTTTCTATTTAAAAATAATAATACATGGCTTTATATAACTCCTGTCATAGCGGGTGTGTTTGTAAGCTATGTTACCGATGTATTGTATCAATTTATTGCAGAGCAGAGAGAAAAGAAGAAAATAAGAAGTATGTTTCAGACATACATGAGTCCAAGAATCCTCAGGTATTTAGAAGAACATCCAGAAGCATTTAGTCTGAAGGGAGAGAAAAGAGAAGCAACAATGTTCTTCTCTGATATAGCAGGGTTTACTACTATCTCAGAGACATTACCTGCTGAGGAGTTAGCAATAGTTCTTAATAAGTATTTATCTCCAATGACTGAAATCCTGATGTCTTATGATGGTTATGTTGATAAATACGAGGGTGACGCTATTATGTGTGATTTCGGTGTGCCAGTTGAGGATCCTGATCATGCTTGGAAAGCCTGTTGGGCTGCTTTAGACCAGCAGGAAAAATTGAAGGAGTTAAGAGAAGAGATTAGAAAGGACCATGGTGTAAATATTTATGTAAGAATGGGAATAAATTCGGGTATAGTTAGTGCAGGTAATATGGGTTCCAATCAGCGCTTTCAATATACTGTGATGGGGGATGCTGTCAACCAGGCATCGAGATTTGAGGGTGCAAATAAGGTATATGGAACATGGATTATGATTGGGGAAACAACGTATAATAGTGCAAAAGATAAAATAGAAGCAAGAGTGCTGGATAAATTGGTGGTAAAGGGTAAGACAAAACCAATTACAGTTTATGAATTACTCTCGAAGAAAGGTAAGCTTGATGGTAATATGGAGGAAGTCAGAGATTATTTTACTAAGGGTTTGATGGCATATTGGAATAGAGATTGGGATAATGCTATAAAATGGTTTCAAAAAGCAATAAGGGTTCGTGGTGATGATCCACCATCGAGGGTATTTATAGAAAGATGTAAATTTTACAAGAAGAATCCACCGCCACCTGATTGGAAGGGCGATTTCGTAATGACGACAAAATAA